One Candidatus Babeliales bacterium DNA window includes the following coding sequences:
- a CDS encoding alpha/beta hydrolase, with protein MKKVVIIHGNGGCTNQHFWTPWLKAELEKNNITVVAPTMPDNVEAKASVWLPYMRNVLQCDENTIVIGHSSGAVAAMRYAEKYPLWGSVLVGACYTDLGFASERLAGYYTAPWQWEAIKKNQQWIVQLASSDDPYIPIQEAQHIHEQLDTDYYEYANQGHFMNKTLPDLLAVLKNKIKS; from the coding sequence ATGAAAAAAGTTGTTATCATTCACGGCAATGGCGGCTGCACCAACCAACATTTCTGGACGCCCTGGCTGAAAGCCGAACTTGAAAAAAATAATATCACGGTCGTTGCACCAACCATGCCCGACAATGTTGAAGCCAAGGCATCAGTCTGGCTGCCATACATGCGCAATGTTTTGCAGTGCGATGAAAATACGATTGTCATTGGCCACTCGTCAGGTGCTGTTGCGGCCATGCGCTATGCAGAAAAATATCCCTTGTGGGGCAGTGTGCTGGTTGGCGCGTGCTACACCGATCTTGGTTTTGCAAGCGAACGGCTTGCTGGTTATTACACAGCACCGTGGCAGTGGGAAGCTATAAAAAAGAATCAGCAGTGGATTGTTCAGTTGGCATCAAGTGATGATCCGTACATTCCTATTCAAGAAGCACAGCACATTCACGAGCAGCTTGATACTGATTATTATGAATATGCTAATCAAGGGCATTTTATGAATAAAACGCTTCCTGATCTGCTTGCAGTTTTGAAAAATAAAATTAAGAGCTAA
- a CDS encoding NUDIX hydrolase gives MDNKISVQRIATKAIIANEKNEILLVREARYDEGTNAGKYMLPGGRIEVGEPYLDGLKREVREETGLDVVVGAPVFVGEWFPVIKGVPTQIVAIFFACRALGLQVVLSAEHDQFVWVNPGQLSAYNMTSADVQALQAFRNFSKRDYETLKVSGRLEI, from the coding sequence ATGGACAATAAAATTTCTGTACAGCGCATTGCAACCAAAGCAATCATTGCCAATGAAAAAAACGAAATTCTGCTCGTGCGCGAAGCGCGTTATGATGAAGGTACTAATGCCGGCAAGTACATGCTGCCCGGCGGGCGCATAGAAGTTGGTGAGCCGTATCTTGATGGTTTAAAGCGGGAAGTGCGTGAGGAGACCGGGCTAGACGTTGTTGTTGGCGCGCCGGTGTTTGTTGGTGAATGGTTTCCGGTGATCAAGGGCGTTCCTACACAAATTGTTGCAATCTTTTTTGCATGCAGAGCACTTGGCTTGCAGGTTGTTTTGAGTGCTGAGCATGATCAGTTTGTGTGGGTTAATCCTGGCCAGCTTAGTGCTTATAACATGACTTCGGCTGATGTGCAGGCGCTGCAAGCGTTTAGGAATTTTAGTAAGCGAGATTATGAAACGTTGAAGGTGAGCGGGCGTTTGGAAATATAA